Proteins encoded by one window of Lathyrus oleraceus cultivar Zhongwan6 chromosome 1, CAAS_Psat_ZW6_1.0, whole genome shotgun sequence:
- the LOC127092244 gene encoding secreted RxLR effector protein 161-like, with the protein MPDITFVVGVCARYQAKPKVSHINQVKRILKYVNDTCDYGMLYSHDSNSMLVGYYDADWAGNADDRKSTSRGCFFLGNNLISWFSKKQNCVSLSTAEAEYIAAGNIYSQLM; encoded by the coding sequence ATGCCAGATATAACTTTTGTtgttggagtgtgtgctagatatcaagcaAAACCCAAAGTCAGTCACATCAATCAAGTAAAAAGGATTCTAAAGTATGTGAATGACACATGTGATTATGGAATGTTGTATTCTCATGATTCAAATTCCATGTTAGTGGGGTATTATGATGCTGATTGGGCAGGTAatgctgatgataggaagagtACCTCTAGAGGATGTTTCTTTTTGGGAAACAATttgatttcatggttcagcaagaaacagaattGTGTATCCTTATCTACTGCcgaagctgagtacatagcagcaGGAAACATCTACTCTCAACTAATGTAA